A genome region from Anopheles stephensi strain Indian chromosome 2, UCI_ANSTEP_V1.0, whole genome shotgun sequence includes the following:
- the LOC118506735 gene encoding HEAT repeat-containing protein 5B isoform X1 — protein MVDKIRFPSSVDNMGHIENLSLFRYIRDAATLSLKHFPQLHPFEPAAGGGGGATDAEDEAEAELSARMELSHSLTLNEAALNQLPEQKRPVFIFEWLRFLDKVLVAAQKSDIKGCQKKLVEQLTQHIQGAPGPPTRKLIARCLATLFSVGDTFLLFETVNKCNDILKNKDDSPSYLPTRLAAICVVGCMYEKLGRMMGRSYEETVQILLKSLKNAESQSRIEIMMTLEKVCAGMGSAIANVHKDIYKAVRYCLTDRVMAVRVAASNCLLEMTKHAPFLYTSELESLASLCFRAFDSCNYEVRCAVAKLLGTLIACTQNGSLRNFSSMTASASSTKSLRPVSLDEALGVLMSGFLRGGVSFLKGTGEIIKGSSGVNREVRVGVTHAYVVFVQTMGGLWLERNLQPFLVHVLDLVANPKAASSHVDAVYSRKCINFILRSVIGKMLGEKAQSSACKELIHLIAKQMNSIDFNPENAKDSNQETLFSQHLLVCALQELGSLVLLLGTTAQNLLADQSLNFIDAICAVLIHPCMAARLAAAWCLRCVCVAVPSQITPLIDRFIEAIEKMRTSPDAISGYSGALAAVLGGVRYSPLGIPHTRGKIIFNTAEELLRTASQNSRLSLNRTQAGWLLIGAIMTLGVPVVKGLLPRMLLLWRNAFPRSTKELESEKARGDAFTWQVTLEGRAGALSVMHSFLLHCPELVTDDITRRLLTPIESALAMLINITSVLKNYGQHLKAPTAMVRLRLYETLSLLPANALESSYTHLLRMLVSEFTLTENPANTTTSFLRQMCHGDDSIILGTWLQDTDHRTIEDQMEPNRKADGDYLQPNSAAGSGALEHDACCLYRGIAAGEQCPGPLPLGVAVIDMSVILFGLIFPKVANKHRLQMLEHFGECIKHAKSSRQEAVQMNIFTALLSGLKGLTETKAAIGQEDVRKSATNLIIGALTSANPILRCAAGEALGRIAQVVGDSRVTAELAQTSFDRLKSARDVVTRTGHSLALGCLHRYVGGMGSSQHLNTSVSILLALAQDGSSPVVQVWSLYALSLIADSGGPMFRGYVEPSLSLALKLLLTVPQSHVDVHQCIGRVLSALITTIGPELQMDSNSVATARSSFLCAAAIMQAHSDPLVQAEATGCLQQLHLFAPRNVNLSSLVPNLCQNLSSNYLMLRKAAVSCLRQLTTREAKEVCEHAANLVSDEDRYALSDYGLPGVLFGMLDTESDSQMVRNIHDTITSMLQILAAENLSQWLSMCKNVLTVASDASVGADGGAAVGTTGAAGGAGTGTGAGSGAGATAGKDGTADGGDGDDGDDDDDDDDDNMEFHAEDHQATHPAVQPRWPTRVFAAECVRKVIATCENASANHFDLLAAKEMQMTKSRGDFLVLHLSDLIRMAFMAATSDSDQLRLEGLKTLQEIIDKFAHVPEPEFPGHLLLEQFQAQVGAALRPAFSQDTPSHVTAAACEVCSAWIGSGVARDLNDLRRVHQLLVSNLSKLNSRTNSTQLYNESMATLEKLSILKAWGQVYIMAMVGHGAAPASQMLKTLSTVGVGNHSSHLAVPAAAQPKEFSRLAYDDEFGDFESRGESLLSLVQPELENLSKHWLAALKDYALLSLPAEYASQLPHDGGAFYTNDTMNLSKPHYLISWPPILYAAALWLNAEGFQKDENHQQQLSREQEEDKANANDAPNTTAPKGQTATTTTTTISHGSPSADRFHLIFGICMEALCSTRTNEKLDSVIACLQSLYTVFDSAWSREMLMQNKTLPVELCNVLHRLILTRDSVEVQYLCISILKQTIAAANECLEREKEEERRNKRNASGADDANAAENGNSVTDPHTLDVAVDYLGEGGEEGEILPGKSLVYAVLEVVLCLLARQIPGMNPSQSTRVANEQLQRQLAQAQNGLIKLGDDNCLLVASAIQSLTDLPTLCSPRGALSILPTVLYLTTGVIKEVATKSIHDESLIASTNVVVQAAIQLLKVLATHRYAKHDDAQSGGEWRKLLQSALGRIIDLTKTGCEETKMDEVTVMLAIAVFLLHSPAGVASVPNLQYPCINHFRQCVQSASLPVRLKCVQTMRSIFANGELRVSTPYIHALAPRLIEHLYSEQARNPANEQELALVLEGITTVETLIALAEPQNRELMQGIQMLTLLVPILINYLDDPEQQPQQRTTKPKYVTALNDHAIQWLMKIGLKYPQEFKTFMAQAPELRRKLEAAIKRSQMNATLQKSKSEAANAAARNSAAQQQKPTIQLKTDFSNFSFA, from the exons ATGGTGGACAAAATCCGTTTCCCCAGCAGCGTGGACAATATGGGACACATCGAAAATCTATCGCTGTTTCG ATACATTCGCGACGCAGCGACCTTGTCGTTAAAACACTTCCCTCAGCTTCATCCGTTCGAAccggctgctggtggtggtggtggagcgaCCGACGCAGAAGACGAAGCAGAAGCCGAACTAAGCGCCAGAATGGAGCTTTCGCACAGCCTCACGTTGAACGAGGCCGCCCTCAACCAGCTGCCCGAGCAGAAACGACCCGTGTTTATCTTTGAATGGTTGCGCTTCCTCGACAAGGTGCTGGTGGCGGCCCAAAAGTCCGACATCAAGGGCTGCCAGAAGAAGCTGGTGGAACAGCTCACGCAACACATCCAGGGCGCACCGGGCCCTCCGACGCGCAAGCTAATCGCCCGCTGCCTAGCGACCCTGTTCTCCGTCGGCGATACGTTTCTGCTGTTCGAAACGGTAAACAAGTGCAATGACATACTGAAGAACAAGGACGATTCGCCCAGCTATCTGCCGACCCGGCTGGCCGCGATCTGCGTGGTCGGTTGCATGTACGAAAAGCTTGGCCGCATGATGGGCCGCTCGTACGAGGAGACGGTACAGATATTGCTGAAATCGCTCAAGAATGCCGAATCGCAGTCGCGCATCGAAATCATGATGACGCTCGAGAAGGTGTGCGCCGGCATGGGTTCGGCCATCGCGAACGTGCACAAGGACATCTACAAAGCGGTACGGTACTGTCTCACCGATCGCGTGATGGCGGTCCGGGTGGCCGCCTCCAACTGTCTGCTCGAGATGACCAAGCACGCCCCGTTTCTGTACACGTCCGAGCTGGAAAGTTTGGCTTCGCTGTGCTTCCGCGCGTTCGACAGCTGCAACTATGAGGTGCGGTGTGCGGTGGCCAAGCTGCTCGGTACGCTCATAGCGTGCACCCAGAACGGGAGCTTGCGCAACTTTAGCAGCATGACGGCGTCTGCCTCGAGCACGAAATCGCTCCGCCCGGTGTCGCTCGACGAAGCGCTCGGCGTGCTAATGTCGGGCTTTCTGCGGGGCGGTGTATCGTTCCTGAAGGGGACGGGTGAAATCATCAAGGGCAGCTCGGGTGTGAACCGTGAGGTGCGGGTCGGTGTCACCCATGCGTACGTGGTGTTTGTGCAGACGATGGGCGGCCTGTGGTTGGAACGGAACCTGCAACCGTTCCTTGTGCACGTGCTGGATTTGGTGGCGAATCCGAAGGCGGCCTCGTCCCACGTGGATGCGGTGTACTCGCGCAAATGCATCAACTTCATACTGCGCTCCGTTATTGGGAAGATGCTCGGCGAGAAGGCACAGTCGTCGGCGTGCAAGGAGCTGATCCATCTGATCGCCAAGCAGATGAACTCGATCGACTTTAATCCGGAAAATGCCAAGGACTCGAACCAGGAGACACTGTTCAGCCAGCATCTGCTCGTCTGCGCGCTACAGGAGCTGGGCagtttggtgctgctgcttggcACCACGGCCCAGAACTTGCTCGCCGACCAGTCGCTTAACTTTATCGACGCCATCTGTGCCGTGCTGATCCATCCGTGTATGGCCGCCCGGCTCGCAGCCGCTTGGTGTTTGCGGTGCGTTTGCGTTGCGGTGCCAAGCCAGATCACGCCGCTCATCGATCGGTTTATTGAGGCGATCGAAAAGATGCGCACCTCGCCGGATGCGATCTCCGGGTACAGTGGGGCACTGGCGGCAGTGCTGGGCGGGGTGCGCTACTCGCCCCTGGGCATACCGCACACGCGGGGCAAAATCATTTTCAACACTGCGGAAGAACTGCTGCGCACCGCTAGTCAAAACAGTCGCCTGTCGCTGAACCGAACGCAGGCCGGATGGTTGCTGATTGGAGCCATCATGACGCTGGGTGTGCCGGTGGTGAAAGGTCTGCTGCCGCgcatgttgctgctgtggcgCAATGCTTTCCCGCGATCGACGAAGGAGCTGGAGTCGGAAAAGGCGCGCGGTGACGCATTCACCTGGCAGGTTACGCTAGAGGGCCGTGCCGGAGCGCTATCCGTGATGCACAGCTTCCTGCTGCACTGTCCCGAGCTCGTTACGGACGATATTACGCGCCGGCTGCTAACGCCCATCGAAAGCGCGCTAGCAATGCTGATCAA CATAACATCGGTGCTGAAAAACTATGGCCAACACTTGAAAGCACCGACCGCAATGGTGCGATTGCGACTGTACGAAACCCTCTCGCTGCTGCCGGCAAACGCACTGGAATCGTCGTACACCCATCTGCTCCGCATGCTGGTGTCGGAATTTACCCTCACGGAAAACCCGGCCAACACGACCACCTCCTTCCTGCGCCAGATGTGCCACGGCGATGATTCCATCATACTGGGCACCTGGCTACAGGACACCGATCATCGCACGATCGAAGATCAG ATGGAACCGAACCGTAAGGCTGACGGTGACTAT CTTCAACCGAACAGTGCCGCAGGATCGGGCGCACTCGAGCACGATGCCTGCTGTCTGTACCGTGGGATCGCCGCCGGTGAGCAGTGTCCCGGCCCGTTACCGCTCGGCGTTGCCGTGATCGACATGTCCGTCATACTGTTCGGGCTCATCTTTCCGAAGGTCGCCAACAAGCACCGGTTGCAGATGCTGGAACACTTTGGCGAGTGTATCAAGCACGCGAAAAGCTCGCGCCAGGAAGCGGTCCAGATGAACATTTTCACCGCACTGCTGAGCGGGCTGAAGGGATTGACCGAAACGAAGGCAGCGATCGGGCAGGAGGACGTGCGCAAGAGTGCGACGAATTTGATCATTGGCGCGCTCACGAGCGCCAACCCGATACTGCGCTGTGCGGCTGGTGAAGCGCTAGGACGTATCGCGCAGGTGGTGGGTGATTCGCGTGTCACGGCCGAACTGGCGCAGACCAGCTTCGATCGGCTGAAGTCGGCCCGGGATGTGGTGACGCGTACGGGACATTCGTTAGCGCTCGGTTGCTTGCACCGGTACGTCGGTGGCATGGGTTCGTCGCAGCATCTGAACACGAGCGTGTCGATTTTGCTGGCCCTGGCACAGGATGGCAGTTCGCCGGTGGTGCAAGTGTGGTCACTGTACGCCCTATCGCTGATAGCAGACTCCGGTGGTCCGATGTTCCGCGGATACGTTGAACCGTCGCTTTCGCTCGcgctgaagctgctgctgacggtGCCGCAGTCGCACGTCGACGTGCACCAGTGCATTGGGCGCGTACTGAGCGCATTGATTACCACGATCGGGCCCGAATTGCAGATGGATTCGAATTCCGTTGCCACCGCACGTTCTTCGTTCCTGTGTGCGGCGGCGATCATGCAAGCACATTCCGACCCGCTGGTGCAAGCGGAAGCGACGGGATGCTTGCAGCAGCTGCACCTGTTCGCTCCGCGCAACGTCAACCTGTCCTCGCTTGTTCCTAACCTGTGCCAGAACCTGAGCAGCAACTATCTAATGCTGCGCAAGGCGGCGGTGTCCTGTTTGCGGCAGCTCACGACGCGCGAAGCAAAGGAAGTGTGCGAGCACGCGGCCAATCTCGTAAGCGACGAGGATCGCTACGCACTGTCGGATTACGGGTTGCCCGGCGTGCTGTTCGGGATGCTTGACACGGAGAGCGACAGCCAGATGGTGCGAAACATTCACGATACGATCACCTCGATGCTGCAGATACTGGCGGCGGAGAATTTATCCCAGTGGTTGAGCATGTGCAAGAACGTGCTTACCGTCGCGTCGGACGCGTCTGTCGGTGCGGACGGTGGAGCTGCCGTTGGGACGACTGGTGCGGCAGGTGGTGCAGGCACAGGAACGGGCGCGGGAAGTGGGGCGGGAGCCACCGCAGGAAAGGATGGCACTGCCGATGGGGGCGACGGggacgatggcgatgatgacgacgatgacgacgacgacaataTGGAGTTCCACGCGGAAGATCATCAAGCGACCCATCCGGCGGTACAACCGCGCTGGCCGACGCGCGTATTTGCGGCCGAATGCGTGCGCAAGGTAATTGCCACGTGCGAAAATGCCAGCGCGAACCACTTCGATCTGCTGGCCGCAAAGGAGATGCAGATGACGAAATCGCGCGGCGACTTCCTGGTGCTGCATCTGTCCGACCTGATCCGGATGGCGTTTATGGCCGCGACGAGTGATTCGGACCAGCTGCGGCTCGAGGGCCTCAAAACGTTGCAGGAAATTATAGACAAGTTCGCGCACGTACCGGAACCCGAGTTCCCCGGCCATTTGCTGCTCGAGCAGTTTCAGGCGCAGGTCGGTGCGGCGCTAAGGCCCGCCTTTTCCCAGGACACTCCGTCGCACGTGACGGCAGCGGCGTGTGAGGTTTGCAGCGCGTGGATCGGGTCCGGGGTGGCGCGTGATTTGAACGATCTGCGCCGCGTCCATCAGCTGCTCGTGTCGAACCTGAGCAAGCTGAACAGCCGCACGAACAGTACCCAGCTGTACAACGAAAGCATGGCCACGCTGGAGAAGCTGAGCATCCTGAAGGCTTGGGGCCAGGTGTACATTATGGCGATGGTTGGCCACGGGGCCGCTCCCGCTAGTCAGATGCTGAAAACGCTCAGTACCGTCGGGGTGGGCAATCATTCCTCTCATCTGGCCGTTCCGGCCGCGGCACAACCGAAAGAATTCAGCCGGCTAGCGTACGACGATGAGTTTGGCGATTTCGAAAGCCGTGGCGAAAGTTTGCTGTCGCTAGTGCAGCCGGAACTGGAAAATCTGTCCAAGCACTGGTTGGCGGCGTTGAAGGATTACGCGCTGCTGTCCCTGCCGGCGGAGTACGCGAGTCAGCTACCGCACGATGGTGGCGCATTCTACACGAACGACACGATGAACCTATCGAAACCGCACTACCTTATCTCGTGGCCACCGATTCTGTATGCGGCCGCGCTTTGGCTCAATGCGGAAGGGTTCCAGAAGGATGaaaaccaccagcaacagctgTCCCGTGAGCAGGAGGAAGATAAGGCAAATGCGAACGATGCGCCCAACACGACGGCACCCAAGGGACAgacggcaacgacgacgacgacgacgatatcGCACGGTAGCCCAAGTGCGGATCGGTTCCATCTCATCTTTGGCATCTGTATGGAGGCGCTGTGCAGTACGCGGACGAACGAAAAGCTGGACAGTGTTATCGCCTGCCTGCAGTCGCTGTACACCGTGTTCGATTCGGCCTGGTCGCGCGAGATGCTGATGCAGAACAAAACGCTCCCGGTGGAGCTGTGCAACGTGCTGCACCGGTTGATACTGACCCGGGACAGTGTGGAGGTGCAGTATTTGTGTATTTCCATTCTGAAGCAAACGATAGCGGCCGCCAACGAGTGTTTGGAGCGAGAGAAGGAAGAGGAACGGCGTAACAAGCGGAACGCTTCCGGTGCAGATGATGCAAACGCGGCCGAGAATGGGAATAGCGTGACGGATCCTCACACCCTGGACGTGGCAGTGGACTATCTGGGGGAGGGTGGCGAAGAGGGTGAAATTCTCCCGGGCAAGTCGCTGGTGTACGCAGTGCTGGAGGTGGTGCTTTGCCTGCTCGCTCGCCAGATTCCCGGCATGAACCCGTCGCAGAGCACGCGCGTAGCGAACGAGCAGCTGCAGCGTCAGCTGGCCCAGGCACAAAACGGACTGATAAAGCTGGGCGACGATAACTGTTTGCTGGTGGCAAGTGCAATCCAAAGCTTAACCGACCTCCCGACACTGTGCTCGCCGCGCGGTGCCCTCTCTATCCTGCCGACCGTGCTGTACCTCACCACGGGCGTCATAAAGGAGGTGGCGACCAAATCCATTCACGACGAGTCGTTGATTGCGAGCACGAACGTCGTGGTGCAGGCGGCCATACAGCTGCTGAAAGTGCTCGCCACCCATCGGTACGCCAAGCACGACGATGCACAGTCcggtggcgaatggcgcaagCTGCTGCAGAGCGCACTCGGTCGCATAATCGATCTCACCAAGACGGGCTGCGAGGAAACGAAGATGGACGAGGTGACGGTAATGCTGGCGATCGCCGTCTTCCTGCTACACTCACCGGCCGGCGTGGCGTCGGTGCCGAATCTGCAGTACCCGTGCATCAACCACTTTCGCCAATGCGTCCAGAGTGCGTCGCTCCCGGTACGGCTCAAGTGCGTACAGACGATGCGCTCGATCTTTGCGAACGGTGAGCTGCGGGTGTCGACGCCCTACATCCACGCGTTAGCGCCGAGGCTGATCGAGCACCTCTACTCGGAGCAGGCGCGCAATCCGGCCAACGAACAGGAGCTGGCGCTGGTGCTGGAAGGCATTACGACGGTCGAAACGCTGATTGCGCTGGCGGAACCACAGAATC GAGAATTGATGCAAG GCATACAGATGCTAACCTTGCTCGTGCCCATCCTCATCAACTATCTGGACGACCCGGAacagcagccacagcagcgAACTACCAAACCGAAGTACGTGACCGCACTGAACGATCACGCCATACAGTGGCTCATGAAGATTGGCCTCAAGTACCCGCAAGAGTTCAAAACGTTCATGGCGCAAGCGCCGGAACTGCGGCGCAAGCTGGAAGCGGCCATCAAGCGCAGCCAGATGAATGCGACGCTGCAGAAGAGTAAGAGCGAGGCGGCAAATGCGGCCGCACGGAACAGTGCCGCCCAGCAGCAGAAACCGACCATCCAGCTGAAGACGGATTTCAGTAATTTTAGCTTCGCCTAG